The proteins below come from a single Papaver somniferum cultivar HN1 chromosome 11, ASM357369v1, whole genome shotgun sequence genomic window:
- the LOC113321950 gene encoding rhomboid-like protein 19 isoform X2: MLQWQGGSGFTKLCKGLAVVIIGSSAVVQIIPSVIPYVALIPARTIPFAWNLITAGYIEQSIFQAVVSTIGLLFIGRVLEPIWGSKEFLKFIFVVNFLTSVCVFATAIALYYITTKENYLYTPISGFQGVLIGFLVGIKQILPDQELSLLPSFKIKTKWLPSFLLLLCILLSFFIEESASYLPTFLFGAYMSWIYLRYLQRKPETSLRGDPSDEFSFSSFFPGAMRPVIDPVASLFDRMLCGRSQVTNDSSDGYTLGATSLPGSGPIEASRRRERGARALEERLAADGLVAVGEKEDDLSHRDAAENV; the protein is encoded by the exons A TGTTACAGTGGCAGGGTGGATCTGGGTTTACGAAATTATGCAAAGGTCTTGCTGTAGTAATCATTGGCAGTTCTGCTGTTGTTCAAATTATCCCATCTGTCATTCCATACGTTGCACTTATTCCCGCTAG GACGATTCCTTTTGCGTGGAATTTGATTACAGCTGGTTACATTGAGCAATCGATATTCCAG gCGGTGGTTAGTACAATTGGTCTTCTTTTCATTGGGAGAGTGCTTGAACCAATATGGGGTTCAAAGGAGTTTTTGAAGTTTATCTTTGTTGTTAACTTCTTAACATCTGTTTGTGTTTTCGCTACGGCTATTGCTTTGTACTACATTACGACAAAGGAGAATTACCT GTATACACCAATTTCTGGATTCCAAGGAGTTCTTATCGGATTCCTGGTGGGCATTAAACAAATTTTACCTGATCAGGAATTGTCTCTCCTACCGTCATTCAAGATAAAAACAAAG TGGTTGCCATCCTTCTTGCTACTTCTATGCATACTCTTGAGCTTCTTCATAGAAGAGTCAGCATCATACCTTCCAACCTTCCTATTTGGCGCATATATGAGTTGGATTTACCTAAGGTATCTTCAGAGGAAGCCGGAAACAAGCCTTAGAGGGGACCCAAGTGATGAATTCTCCTTTTCCTCATTCTTTCCTGGTGCTATGCG ACCTGTTATTGATCCCGTTGCATCTCTGTTTGATCGGATGCTCTGTGGAAGATCTCAAGTTACTAATGATTCCAGCGATGGCTATACCTTAGGGGCCACCTCATTGCCTGGTTCTGGCCCCATTGAGGCATCCAGGAGGAG AGAAAGAGGAGCTAGAGCACTGGAAGAAAGATTAGCAGCTGATGGCTTGGTAGCTGTGGGTGAGAAAGAAGATGACCTTTCACACAGAGATGCGGCGGAAAATGTTTGA
- the LOC113321950 gene encoding rhomboid-like protein 19 isoform X1, whose translation MSSLSSSSGWQGGSGFTKLCKGLAVVIIGSSAVVQIIPSVIPYVALIPARTIPFAWNLITAGYIEQSIFQAVVSTIGLLFIGRVLEPIWGSKEFLKFIFVVNFLTSVCVFATAIALYYITTKENYLYTPISGFQGVLIGFLVGIKQILPDQELSLLPSFKIKTKWLPSFLLLLCILLSFFIEESASYLPTFLFGAYMSWIYLRYLQRKPETSLRGDPSDEFSFSSFFPGAMRPVIDPVASLFDRMLCGRSQVTNDSSDGYTLGATSLPGSGPIEASRRRERGARALEERLAADGLVAVGEKEDDLSHRDAAENV comes from the exons ATGAGTTCACTCTCATCATCTTCAGGA TGGCAGGGTGGATCTGGGTTTACGAAATTATGCAAAGGTCTTGCTGTAGTAATCATTGGCAGTTCTGCTGTTGTTCAAATTATCCCATCTGTCATTCCATACGTTGCACTTATTCCCGCTAG GACGATTCCTTTTGCGTGGAATTTGATTACAGCTGGTTACATTGAGCAATCGATATTCCAG gCGGTGGTTAGTACAATTGGTCTTCTTTTCATTGGGAGAGTGCTTGAACCAATATGGGGTTCAAAGGAGTTTTTGAAGTTTATCTTTGTTGTTAACTTCTTAACATCTGTTTGTGTTTTCGCTACGGCTATTGCTTTGTACTACATTACGACAAAGGAGAATTACCT GTATACACCAATTTCTGGATTCCAAGGAGTTCTTATCGGATTCCTGGTGGGCATTAAACAAATTTTACCTGATCAGGAATTGTCTCTCCTACCGTCATTCAAGATAAAAACAAAG TGGTTGCCATCCTTCTTGCTACTTCTATGCATACTCTTGAGCTTCTTCATAGAAGAGTCAGCATCATACCTTCCAACCTTCCTATTTGGCGCATATATGAGTTGGATTTACCTAAGGTATCTTCAGAGGAAGCCGGAAACAAGCCTTAGAGGGGACCCAAGTGATGAATTCTCCTTTTCCTCATTCTTTCCTGGTGCTATGCG ACCTGTTATTGATCCCGTTGCATCTCTGTTTGATCGGATGCTCTGTGGAAGATCTCAAGTTACTAATGATTCCAGCGATGGCTATACCTTAGGGGCCACCTCATTGCCTGGTTCTGGCCCCATTGAGGCATCCAGGAGGAG AGAAAGAGGAGCTAGAGCACTGGAAGAAAGATTAGCAGCTGATGGCTTGGTAGCTGTGGGTGAGAAAGAAGATGACCTTTCACACAGAGATGCGGCGGAAAATGTTTGA